From the Thermus brockianus genome, the window GCAAGAAAAACCCGCCCCCCTAGGGGGGCGGGAACGAAGGCTTCAGGCGGGGCCGAACATGTCGTTCCAAATCCCCGTGGCCCAGCCAAAGGCCGCTTGGCCGTTGGCCTGGGAGCGCTGGTTGTCCACGGCGCTTTGGGCCCGGATCTGCCTGGCCGCCTCGTCCCAAGAGTAGTTGGCGGAGACCCAGATGGCCTCCTCGGAGTCCACGAAGGAGTAGCAGATGTTCTGGGGAAGCTCGGGGGGGATTTCCGCCAGGGGCTTGCCCCGAAGCCTTTCCGCCAGGTGCCGGGCCACGATGGTGCCGGAGACGTAGGCCACCATGCCGCTTTTGGGGTAAGGGGTGTTGCCGGTGATGTCCCCCACCAGGTAGATGCGGTCGTCCTGCTCGGAGAGGAAGTAGGGGATGCGCACGTTGGCCCAGCGCTCCCCAAGCCCCGCCACCCGGACAAGCTCCCCCGCCTTCATGGGGGGGATGATGTTGGCAAGGGTAAAGGGCACCTCGCCCAGCTCTGTAAGCACCCGTTTCTTCTCGTAGTCCAGGCCCGTGATGCGGGTGTTGGGCACATACTCCAGGTAGTCCTTGTAGAGCTCGTTGTAGGCGGCGAGGAAGCCCGGGGCCTTGGAAACGGGCTGGGGATTGGCGTCCAGGACGATGAGCTTGCCCTTCACCCCCTTGCTCTTAAGCCGCCAGGCCAGCATGGCCGCCCGCTCGTAGGGGCCCGGGGGGCAGCGGTAGGGAGGGGTGGGAATGTACATGACGAGCTCGCCCCCCGTCTCGTCAAACTGGTCCAGCATGCGCCTTAGGGCGATGTGCTCAAAGGGCTTAAAGCCCACGGGCAGGAGGTGCTTGGCCTCGGCGTAGCCGGGGATGGCCTCGTACATGTAGTCAATGCCGGGGGCAAGCACCAGGAAGTCGTAGGCCAAGTAACCGCCCGTGGTCCGCACCAGGCGGCGGTCGCGGTTGATGTCCAAGACCTTCTCCTGGACAAAGATCACCCCGTCCTTGACCACATTGGTGTAGTCAAAGACGAG encodes:
- a CDS encoding FAD-dependent oxidoreductase; the encoded protein is MGKVNRRDLLKTGAALAAAGALGGKAFAQEFYARPATLLPRTRKPRVVVIGGGWGGTTVARKLAQSGVDVEVVLVEQKPIFMSCPMSNLFLAGVKPLEWLVFDYTNVVKDGVIFVQEKVLDINRDRRLVRTTGGYLAYDFLVLAPGIDYMYEAIPGYAEAKHLLPVGFKPFEHIALRRMLDQFDETGGELVMYIPTPPYRCPPGPYERAAMLAWRLKSKGVKGKLIVLDANPQPVSKAPGFLAAYNELYKDYLEYVPNTRITGLDYEKKRVLTELGEVPFTLANIIPPMKAGELVRVAGLGERWANVRIPYFLSEQDDRIYLVGDITGNTPYPKSGMVAYVSGTIVARHLAERLRGKPLAEIPPELPQNICYSFVDSEEAIWVSANYSWDEAARQIRAQSAVDNQRSQANGQAAFGWATGIWNDMFGPA